Proteins from a single region of Ischnura elegans chromosome 2, ioIscEleg1.1, whole genome shotgun sequence:
- the LOC124154150 gene encoding sepiapterin reductase-like, which yields MLFKNPFSSQKVFCVVTGASRGIGRTISVELARRLPSGSVCLLLARSASGLADTKNLAEAANPKISIICCPVDLTQPKEKDLRNMIIDGLDDQNPADFDQIILIHNVGSVGDVSERAASMGSLSKWQEYFALNVFSVAVLNSELLKLFNSNVVKNRLVVNITSKCGLVAFKSMGYYCCGKAAREMYFKVLAIEEEGRITVLNYSPGPVETDMFHEIIENVSDNDQRKVFSEMKERKTVLTCEQTVSKLCNLLEKGNYKSGDHVDYFD from the exons AtgctttttaaaaatcctttcagTTCCCAGAAGGTTTTCTGTGTTGTGACCGGTGCCAGCCGAGGCATTGGAAGAACAATAAGTGTGGAATTAGCCCGACGATTACCTTCAGGGTCTGTCTGCCTTCTACTTGCACGATCAGCTTCTGGTCTGGCTGACACGAAAAACTTGGCTGAGGCTGCCAATCCTAAGATCAGTATAATTTGTTGTCCAGTGGATTTGACTCAGCCTAAAGAGAAGGATTTAAGGAACATGATCATTGATGGTCTTGACGACCAAAACCCTGCTGATTTCGATCAGATTATTTTAATCCACAATGTTGGCTCTGTAGGAGATGTATCGGAACGAGCAGCTTCAATGGGAAGCCTTTCCAAGTGGCAAGAATACTTTGCCCTCAATGTCTTTTCAGTTGCCGTTTTAAATAGTGAGCTCCTGAAACTCTTCAACTCTAATGTAGTAAAAAACAGATTGGTTGTCAACATAACTTCCAAGTGCGGATTGGTGGCATTTAAGTCAATGGGATATTACTGCTGTGGGAAAGCTGCCAGAGAAATGTACTTTAAG gtGTTAGCGATTGAAGAAGAGGGAAGAATTACAGTATTGAACTACTCGCCTGGTCCAGTAGAAACtgatatgtttcatgaaattattgaaaatgtatcAGATAATGATCAGCGAAAAGTGTTTTCGGAgatgaaagagagaaaaactGTTTTAACATGTGAGCAAACTGTAAGCAAATTGTGTAATCTCTTGGAGAAAGGAAACTACAAGTCAGGTGATCATGTAGACTACTTTGATTAA